The following are encoded in a window of Acinonyx jubatus isolate Ajub_Pintada_27869175 chromosome D4, VMU_Ajub_asm_v1.0, whole genome shotgun sequence genomic DNA:
- the LOC106981252 gene encoding olfactory receptor 13C7-like gives MDRFNQTSPVVGFILLGLSAHPRLEKTFFVLILLMYLVILLGNGVLILVTILDSHLHTPMYFFLGNLSFLDICYTTSSVPLILDSFLTPRKTISFSACFGQMFLSFAMGTTECVLLGMMAFDRYVAICNPLRYSMVMNKAIYIPMAAGSWAAGITNSVVQTSQAMRLPFCGDNVINHFTCEILAVLKLACADISMNVISMVVANVIFLGVPVLFIFVSYVFIIATILRIPSAEGKKKAFSTCSAHLTVVVVFYGTILFMYGKPKSKDPLGEDKQDLSDKLTSLFYGVVTPMLNPIIYSLRNKDVKAAMKNLVHQ, from the coding sequence ATGGACAGGTTCAATCAGACCTCCCCTGTGGTGGGGTTCATTCTCCTGGGACTCTCAGCCCATCCAAGGCTGGAGAAAACATTCTTTGTGCTCATTCTACTGATGTACCTGGTGATCCTGCTGGGCAATGGGGTCCTCATCCTGGTGACCATCCTTGACTCCCACCTGCACacgcccatgtacttcttcctggggAACCTCTCCTTCCTGGACATCTGCTACACaacctcctctgtccccctcattCTCGACAGCTTCCTGACCCCCAGGAAAACCATCTCTTTCTCAGCCTGTTTTGGGCAGATGTTTCTCTCCTTTGCCATGGGAACTACAGAGTGTGTGCTTCTGGGCATGATGGCATTTGatcgctatgtggccatctgtaaCCCCCTGAGATACTCTATGGTCATGAACAAGGCTATATACATACCCATGGCTGCTGGCTCCTGGGCAGCTGGTATCACCAACTCTGTAGTTCAGACATCCCAGGCTATGAGGCTGCCCTTCTGTGGGGACAATGTCATCAATCACTTCACCTGTGAGATCCTGGCTGTCCTGAAGTTGGCCTGTGCTGACATTTCTATGAATGTGATCAGCATGGTTGTGGCTAATGTGATTTTCCTGGGGGTCCCAGTTCTGTTCATTTTTGTCTCCTATGTATTCATCATTGCTACCATCCTGAGGATCCCCTCAgctgaggggaagaaaaaagccttctccacctgctcTGCCCACCTCACAGTTGTGGTTGTCTTCTATGGAACCATCCTCTTCATGTATGGGAAGCCCAAATCCAAGGACCCCCTGGGGGAAGATAAGCAGGACCTTTCAGATAAGCTCACCTCCCTTTTCTATGGGGTGGTGACCCCCATGCTCAACCCCATCATCTACAGCCTAAGGAACAAGGATGTGAAGGCTGCCATGAAGAACCTGGTACATCAATAA